In the genome of Burkholderia sp. PAMC 26561, the window AGACCGACTGGAATCGCATCAAACGGATTCAGGGGCATATTGATATTCCACTGGGCGCGAGTGGACTTGTGCAAGCTGAACAGCTCGCCCAGCGCCTGTTGCGCGAGTCCCAATCCGGCGCGCGCCTTGACGCGGTCTATTCCAGCGACCTGGAGCGCGCACAGCAAACGGCCAGGCCATTTGCGGAAGCGCTCGGGTTATCGCTGAATTTGAGCCAGGGCTTGCGCGAGCGTTTGTATGGCGACTTTCAAGGTCACGACAGCGCCGAGATTCGTGCCAAGTTCCCTGCTGAACATGCGGTCTGGCAGAGCCACGATCCCGATTTCGCGCCGCCAGGCGGCGAGTCTCAACGAGAGTTTTCGAAGCGGGTGTTGAAATCCGTTGCGCCGATCATCGCCGCGCATCCGGGTGGACGGGTTGCGTGTGTTGCGCATGGCGGCGTGCTGGATTGTGTTTATCGTTTTGCGCGTGGCATTCTGCTTGAAATGCCGCGCGACTGGCTCTTGCTGAACACGAGCATCAACACAGTGGACTTCGAGGACGGCCACGCGAAAGTCGTGTCGTGGGGGGATGTCGCGCATCTGGCCGCCCCGAGCAGCGACGACGACCTGAAGGAAGTGCCGCGCTGATCCATTAACCGGGCTGGTTGGCGTCCCAAAGATCGCGAACCGGGCCCGCGTCCGGCGCTGCGAGTCCGAAATGACGATACGTCAGCAACGTGGCAACACGGCCGCGCGGCGTTCGCTGCAGATAGCCTTGCTGGATCAAATAAGGTTCCAGCACGTCTTCAATGGTGTCGCGCTCTTCGCCAATTGCCGCAGCCAGGTTGTCGACGCCGACCGGGCCTCCATCGAACTTGTGCAGGATGGCTTCCAGTAGCTTCCGGTCCATCAGGTCGAAGCCGACGGGATCGACATCGAGCATCTTCAGGGCGGCATCGGCGACATCTGCCGTGATATTGCCGTTCGCCCGCACCTCGGCGTAATCGCGCACACGCCTGAGCAAACGGTTCGCAATACGCGGCGTTCCACGCGCACGCTTTGCAATCTCGAACGCGCCTTCCGGGACGATGTTCGCCTTCAACAGCGATGCCGACCGCGTGACGATTCGCGCCAGTTCGCTCGCCGTGTAAAACTCGAGCCGCGACACGATCCCGAAGCGATCCCGCAGCGGATTCGTCAGCATGCCGGCGCGCGTGGTGGCGCCAACCAGCGTGAACGGCTGCAAGTCCAGCTTGACGCTGCGCGCGGCCGGCCCTTCACCGATCATGATGTCGATCTGATAATCCTCGAGCGCCGGGTACAAGATCTCCTCGACGACCGGCGAGAGCCGATGGATTTCATCGATGAAAAGTACGTCGTTCTTCTCGAGATTGGTCAGCAGGGCGGCAAGATCGCCGGCGCGTTCCAGCACCGGCCCCGACGTTTGCCGCAGATTCACGCCCATTTCCCGCGCGATGATGTGCGCGAGCGTGGTCTTGCCAAGGCCCGGCGGCCCGAACAGCAGGACGTGATCGAGGGCCTCGGAGCGCCTGCGCGCAGCCTCGATGAAGATCTGCAACTGATCCCGGATCTTTTCCTGCCCGACGTATTCCTCGAGCTGGCGCGGCCGCAGCGCCCGCTCGAACACTTCCTCGTTCGGCGAGACGGGAGTAGCCGAAATGATGCGTTCGGCAGCGAGTTTGTCGGTTTCTATCATGCGTCGATTGTACCGCGTGACTCAAGCACCGAAAGCTGGCCGATCGGCCGACTGTTAGCCGGATCAACAGCGTGGGAGACTAAAAACGTTCCCGCTTGAGCAAGTTCGAGTCGCGCTTGCGCATCAGCGTGTGGGTTGAAACGACAGCGCCTTCAAGGCCAGCTTGATGCCTTCTGAAACGCCTGTCCCGGCGGGGACATTCTTTACCGCCATGAGCGCTTCCTTTTCGGAGTAACCCAATGCCAGCAAAGCGTTCAGGATATCGCTCGCGTGATCCGGGCCCGCCACCGTGCCTGCTGCCGTGCCCAGATCTGCACCGAGCTTGCCTTTCAGTTCCAGTAGCAGCCGCTCCGCCGTCTTTTTACCAATGCCGGGCGTTCGCGTAAGGCGTGCGGCGTCCTGCATGGTCACCGCTTGCGCGAGTTCCTGGACGCTCATGCCGGACAACACCGCGAGGGCCATCCGCGCACCGATTCCGCTGATCTTGAGCAATTCGCGAAAAGTCGTGCGCTCCGGCTGGGTGCCGAAGCCGTACAGCAGATGCGCGTCTTCCCGCACGATCAACTGGGTCAGGAGCACGATCTTTTCGCCGCTGTTCGGCAGGTTGTAGAAGGTGCTCATCGGCACGGCGATTTCGTAGCCTACGCCACCGCAATCGACGAGCAGATACGGCGGGTTTTTTTCAAGCAAGACGCCTGCAATGCGACCAATCATGTTGAGGAACTTGTAATGGAGTTAGCCGACAAGGCGGCCGCGCCGTACGCGCAGGCCTTTTTTAGCCAGCGATGGCGCAATGCCGCCGAGGATCGCCGTCGCGCCGCCCGCGTGCGCGTGGCAGATGGCCATGCCGAGCGCATCGGCGGCGTCGGTGCCGGGTACGCCCGAAAGGGCGAGCAAGCGCACGACCATCTGCTGCATCTGTTCTTTCGTGGCGCGGCCATAGCCCACCACGGCCTGCTTCAATTGCAGCGCCGTGTATTCGGCGACCGGAACGCCGTTCGCGACCAGTCCGCAAATGGCGGCGCCGCGGGCCTGCCCGAGCAGCAGCGTCGATTGCGGGTTGACGTTGACGAACACTTTTTCGATAGCCGATTGATCCGGCGCATGTTGCCGCACGAGCGTCGAAATACCCTCGAAGATCGTATTCAGACGCGACGGCAAATCGGCGTCCGCGGTCTTGATGACGCCGCTGGTCACGTAGGTCAGCGTGTGGCCGGTTTTATCGATGACGCCGAATCCAGTCACGCGCAGGCCCGGGTCGATGCCGAGAATTCTCATGGAATGCCGTTGGAACGTAGTGCTTGCGATACTAACAGCGCGGCGCAAAAAGTAAAAAGCCCGGTGAACCTGCCGGCCACCGGGCTTTGCGAAGATCGGACGTTCCGGGTGTCGTTCTTAATGACGGAAGTGGCGCGTACCGGTAAGCACCATCGCGATATTGTGTTCGTCCGCGGCCGCCACGACCTCGTCGTCGCGCATGGAGCCGCCTGGCTGGATCACGCAGGTCGCGCCCGCGTTCACCACCACGTCGAGGCCATCGCGGAACGGGAAGAACGCGTCCGACGCCACGGCAGATCCCGCCAGCGACAACCCCGCGTTCTGTGCCTTGATGCTCGCGATGCGCGCCGAATCCACGCGGCTCATCTGCCCCGCGCCCACGCCGAGCGTCATGCCGCCGCCGCAGAACACAATGGCGTTCGACTTCACGTACTTCGCCACGCGCCACGCGAACATCAGGTCGTCCATTTCCGTCGGCGTCGGATGACGCTTCGTGACCACGCGCAATTCGTGCGGCTGAACGTTCTTGGAATCCAGCGACTGAACCAGCAAGCCGCCGCCCACGCGCTTCAGGTCGAACGCGTTGTGACCGTCGCCGAGCTCGATTTGCAGCAGACGCACGTTCTGCTTTGCCGCGAAAATCTGCCTTGCGGCGTCGCTGAACGAAGGCGCCATCAGCACTTCCACGAACTGCTTGGCGACCGCCTGGGCCGCAGCTTCATCGACTTCGCGATTGAACGCGATAATCCCGCCGAACGCCGAAGTAGGATCGGTCTGGAACGCCTTCGAATACGCTTCGTGAGCACCCGCGCCGACCGCGACGCCGCACGGATTCGCGTGCTTGACGATCACGCAGGCCGGCACGTCGAAGGTCTTCACGCATTCCCATGCAGCATCGGAATCCGCGATGTTGTTGTACGACAATTCCTTGCCCTGCAACTGCTCGTAGTTCGCGAGTGCGCCCGCGGACGTCGCGATGTCACGATAAAACGCTGCGCTTTGATGCGGATTTTCGCCGTAACGCAGGTCCTGGACCTTGGTGAATGCAAGATTGAACGTCGACGGAAACGTGTTGCGGCTCTTGTGTTCGAGCGCTTCGGTCAGGCTCGTCAGGTAGTTCGTGATCGCGCCGTCATATTGCGCCGTGTGCGCGAACACTTTGGTGGCGAGTTTGAAGTTCGTCGGATAGCTGACCGTGTTGTTGCACGAGCGCATTTCCTCGAGAACCGTCGCGTAATCCGAAGGATCGACGATCACGGTCACATCGCGATGATTCTTCGCCGCCGAACGCAACATGGTCGGACCGCCAATGTCGATGTTCTCGATCGCGTCTTCCAGCGAGCATTCTTCCTTCGATACCGTCTGCACAAACGGATACAGATTCACCACCAGCAGGTCGATGGTCGGAATATTGTGTTGCTCGAGCGCGGCCATGTGTTCAGGCAAGTCGCGACGCGCCAGAATGCCGCCGTGGACCTTTGGATGCAGCGTTTTCACGCGGCCGTCGAGCATTTCCGGGAAGCCGGTGTAGTCGGCGACTTCGGTGACGGGCAGGCCGGCATCGGCGAGGAGTTTTGCGGTGCCGCCGGTCGAGAGCAGGCTTACGCCCAGCTCGGACAGCGATTTTGCAAATTCAACAATGCCGGACTTGTCTGAAACGGAAAGGAGCGCTTGCTTGATCATGATGGGAACGGCGGGGAGCCGGTAGGGGAGTCGAGGGAATCAGTAAATTCGGATCGACCGCCGTACGCCGCGACGGTCCGGGAGGTACATCAATGAGACAAATGAATTAAATCAGGCCGTGCTGCTGAAGCTTCTTTCTCAACGTATTGCGATTGATGCCGAGATACTCCGCTGCGAGCGACTGGTTGCCATCGGCTTGTTTGAGCACGACTTCGAGCATCGGCTTTTCGACGCACGAAATCACCATTTCGTAGACGTCGTGCGGTTTCGAGCCGTCCAGGTCCTGGAAATAATTGTCCAGGCTCTGGCGGACGCATTGTTCTATGTTGTGTCTGCTCATGCGGCTAATCGGTCTGTTTGGTTCTGCGTGCCGCACGTTTCTTCTTCGTCGCTGCCGCTGCGCTCGGCGTCTGCGCCGGGTTCTTCGACATAGACGAGACGGTCGGACAACGCCTTTTGGGCGTCGAAGAATTCGTTCACGGCGAGCAATTGTTCTCGTGTGGAATCCAGCGTGTTCATCCGATGTCTGAACGTGTTGGCGCCGGAAAGGCCGCGAGTGTACCAGCCGATGTGTTTGCGCGCTGTACGAACGCCCGTGAATTCACCATAGAAATCATAGTGATCTTCAAGATGTGCGTTCATCAGTGCCTGGATCTCGTCGATCCGCGGCGCGGGCAAATGTTGGCCCGTCAGGAGGAAATGTTCGATCTCGCGAAAGAGCCACGGACGTCCCTGCGCCGCGCGCCCGATCATGATGGCGTCCGCACCCGTCACGGCAAGCACATGTCGCGCCTTTTCCGGCGTGGTGATGTCGCCATTGGCCACGACCGGAATGCGCACGGAGGCTTTGACGGCCGCGATGGTCTCGTATTCGGCGTCGCCTTTGTACAGGTCGGCGCGCGTGCGGCCATGCACGGTCAGCATGGAGATGCCGGCGTCCTGCGCAATGCGGGCGATGTTCAGCGCATTCTTGTTTTCGCGATTCCAGCCTGTGCGGATTTTCAGCGTGACCGGCACAGCGTCCGGGCCCACGCCTACGGCGTTCACCACCGCCTGTACGATCTCCGCGACCAGCGCTTCGTTTTGCAGCAACGCGGAACCCGCTGCCACATTGCAGACCTTCTTGGCTGGGCAGCCCATGTTGATATCGATGATCTGCGCGCCGTTCGCGACGTTGTGACGCGCCGCTTCGGCCAGCATTTTCGGGTCTGCGCCTGCAATCTGGACCGAGATCGGTTCGACTTCGCCAGCGTGATT includes:
- the ruvC gene encoding crossover junction endodeoxyribonuclease RuvC gives rise to the protein MRILGIDPGLRVTGFGVIDKTGHTLTYVTSGVIKTADADLPSRLNTIFEGISTLVRQHAPDQSAIEKVFVNVNPQSTLLLGQARGAAICGLVANGVPVAEYTALQLKQAVVGYGRATKEQMQQMVVRLLALSGVPGTDAADALGMAICHAHAGGATAILGGIAPSLAKKGLRVRRGRLVG
- a CDS encoding Fis family transcriptional regulator, whose amino-acid sequence is MSRHNIEQCVRQSLDNYFQDLDGSKPHDVYEMVISCVEKPMLEVVLKQADGNQSLAAEYLGINRNTLRKKLQQHGLI
- the purH gene encoding bifunctional phosphoribosylaminoimidazolecarboxamide formyltransferase/IMP cyclohydrolase, whose amino-acid sequence is MIKQALLSVSDKSGIVEFAKSLSELGVSLLSTGGTAKLLADAGLPVTEVADYTGFPEMLDGRVKTLHPKVHGGILARRDLPEHMAALEQHNIPTIDLLVVNLYPFVQTVSKEECSLEDAIENIDIGGPTMLRSAAKNHRDVTVIVDPSDYATVLEEMRSCNNTVSYPTNFKLATKVFAHTAQYDGAITNYLTSLTEALEHKSRNTFPSTFNLAFTKVQDLRYGENPHQSAAFYRDIATSAGALANYEQLQGKELSYNNIADSDAAWECVKTFDVPACVIVKHANPCGVAVGAGAHEAYSKAFQTDPTSAFGGIIAFNREVDEAAAQAVAKQFVEVLMAPSFSDAARQIFAAKQNVRLLQIELGDGHNAFDLKRVGGGLLVQSLDSKNVQPHELRVVTKRHPTPTEMDDLMFAWRVAKYVKSNAIVFCGGGMTLGVGAGQMSRVDSARIASIKAQNAGLSLAGSAVASDAFFPFRDGLDVVVNAGATCVIQPGGSMRDDEVVAAADEHNIAMVLTGTRHFRH
- a CDS encoding histidine phosphatase family protein, producing MITQVLFIRHGETDWNRIKRIQGHIDIPLGASGLVQAEQLAQRLLRESQSGARLDAVYSSDLERAQQTARPFAEALGLSLNLSQGLRERLYGDFQGHDSAEIRAKFPAEHAVWQSHDPDFAPPGGESQREFSKRVLKSVAPIIAAHPGGRVACVAHGGVLDCVYRFARGILLEMPRDWLLLNTSINTVDFEDGHAKVVSWGDVAHLAAPSSDDDLKEVPR
- the ruvA gene encoding Holliday junction branch migration protein RuvA, with the translated sequence MIGRIAGVLLEKNPPYLLVDCGGVGYEIAVPMSTFYNLPNSGEKIVLLTQLIVREDAHLLYGFGTQPERTTFRELLKISGIGARMALAVLSGMSVQELAQAVTMQDAARLTRTPGIGKKTAERLLLELKGKLGADLGTAAGTVAGPDHASDILNALLALGYSEKEALMAVKNVPAGTGVSEGIKLALKALSFQPTR
- the ruvB gene encoding Holliday junction branch migration DNA helicase RuvB, whose amino-acid sequence is MIETDKLAAERIISATPVSPNEEVFERALRPRQLEEYVGQEKIRDQLQIFIEAARRRSEALDHVLLFGPPGLGKTTLAHIIAREMGVNLRQTSGPVLERAGDLAALLTNLEKNDVLFIDEIHRLSPVVEEILYPALEDYQIDIMIGEGPAARSVKLDLQPFTLVGATTRAGMLTNPLRDRFGIVSRLEFYTASELARIVTRSASLLKANIVPEGAFEIAKRARGTPRIANRLLRRVRDYAEVRANGNITADVADAALKMLDVDPVGFDLMDRKLLEAILHKFDGGPVGVDNLAAAIGEERDTIEDVLEPYLIQQGYLQRTPRGRVATLLTYRHFGLAAPDAGPVRDLWDANQPG
- the dusB gene encoding tRNA dihydrouridine synthase DusB, with product MPISKPAIGPHILRNNLFVAPMAGVTDRPFRQLCKRMGAGYAVSEMVASNAQLWKSEKTMRRANHAGEVEPISVQIAGADPKMLAEAARHNVANGAQIIDINMGCPAKKVCNVAAGSALLQNEALVAEIVQAVVNAVGVGPDAVPVTLKIRTGWNRENKNALNIARIAQDAGISMLTVHGRTRADLYKGDAEYETIAAVKASVRIPVVANGDITTPEKARHVLAVTGADAIMIGRAAQGRPWLFREIEHFLLTGQHLPAPRIDEIQALMNAHLEDHYDFYGEFTGVRTARKHIGWYTRGLSGANTFRHRMNTLDSTREQLLAVNEFFDAQKALSDRLVYVEEPGADAERSGSDEEETCGTQNQTDRLAA